Proteins encoded together in one Coffea arabica cultivar ET-39 chromosome 2c, Coffea Arabica ET-39 HiFi, whole genome shotgun sequence window:
- the LOC113727504 gene encoding probable serine/threonine-protein kinase At1g54610 codes for MGCVFGREVSSGVVSESSKDERKETAGYERKSKGVSVEPNDRLEVVVDTGKVDNENNTVGVSNAALETKEVKVEGEEKPKGERRRSKPNPRLGNPPKHKYGEQVAAGWPSWLSAHVGEAIDGWLPRRADTFEKIDKIGSGTYSNVYKARDTITGKIVALKKVRFDNLEPESVRFMAREIIILRRLDHPNVIKLEGLVTSRMSCSLYLVFEYMEHDLAGLAASPEIKFTEPQVKCYMKQLLSGLEHCHKRHVLHRDIKGSNLLLDNSGILRIADFGLATIYDPNHKHPMTSRVVTLWYRPPELLLGATDYGVGIDLWSAGCILAELLAGKPIMPGRTEVEQLHKIYKLCGSPSDEYWKKCKLPNATLFKPREPYRRCIRETFKDFPSSALPLIDTLLAIDPADRKTATDALKSEFFTTEPFACDPASLPQYPPSKEMDAKRRDDEARRQRAATKAQGDGARRNRTRAVRAIPAPDANAELQSNVDRRRLISHANAKSKSEKFPPPHQDGALGVPLGASHHIDPSLVPPDVPFSSTSFTYSKEPVQNWSGPLVDPANGGAARRKKNAANDAREARKTGKKDRK; via the exons ATGGGGTGTGTATTTGGTCGTGAGGTGTCGTCTGGGGTAGTAAGCGAGTCTTCCAAGGATGAAAGGAAGGAGACGGCGGGTTATGAGAGAAAGAGTAAGGGTGTGAGTGTTGAGCCGAATGACAGGTTGGAGGTTGTGGTCGATACAGGCAAGGTAGATAATGAGAATAATACTGTTGGTGTCAGTAATGCCGCTTTGGAAACTAAGGAGGTTAAGGTGGAGGGGGAGGAAAAACCAAAGGGTGAGAGGAGAAGGTCAAAGCCGAATCCGAGGTTGGGTAATCCCCCTAAGCATAAATATGGGGAACAGGTTGCTGCTGGATGGCCATCTTGGTTATCTGCTCATGTTGGAGAAGCAATCGATGGTTGGCTTCCTCGACGTGCTGATACTTTTGAAAAGATTGATAAG ATTGGATCAGGAACATATAGCAATGTGTACAAAGCAAGAGATACTATAACTGGAAAAATTGTAGCTCTTAAAAAGGTTCGATTTGATAACTTAGAACCAGAGAGTGTGAGATTCATGGCTAGAGAGATTATCATCTTGCGGCGACTGGATCATCCCAATGTTATAAAATTGGAGGGCCTGGTCACTTCAAGAATGTCTTGTAGTTTATACTTAGTTTTCGAATACATGGAGCATGACTTGGCTGGACTTGCTGCAAGTCCTGAGATTAAGTTCACTGAACCACAG GTTAAATGCTACATGAAACAGTTATTGTCCGGACTGGAGCATTGTCACAAACGCCATGTGCTTCATCGAGACATTAAAGGATCAAACCTTCTTCTCGACAATTCTGGAATATTGAGAATAGCAGATTTTGGATTGGCTACCATTTATGATCCTAACCATAAGCACCCAATGACTAGCCGTGTTGTTACACTTTGGTATCGACCTCCAGAGCTTCTTCTTGGTGCTACTGATTACGGTGTGGGTATTGATTTGTGGAGTGCTGGATGCATTTTGGCTGAGTTATTGGCTGGCAAACCCATTATGCCAGGTCGTACGGAG GTAGAACAACTGCATAAGATATACAAGCTTTGTGGATCGCCTTCAGATGAGTATTGGAAGAAGTGTAAACTTCCTAATGCAACATTATTCAAGCCACGAGAGCCTTACAGGAGATGCATTAGGGAGACTTTTAAGGATTTTCCATCGTCAGCTCTGCCGCTGATTGATACCCTCCTTGCAATTGACCCAGCAGATAGGAAGACTGCAACAGATGCTTTAAAGAGTGAA TTCTTTACTACGGAACCATTTGCTTGTGATCCTGCCAGTCTTCCTCAGTATCCTCCAAGCAAGGAGATGGATGCCAAGCGACGGGATGATGAAGCTCGAAG GCAAAGAGCTGCTACTAAAGCCCAGGGTGATGGTGCCAGGAGAAACCGAACTCGTGCTGTCCGGGCAATTCCTGCTCCTGATGCCAATGCTGAACTTCAATCTAATGTTGAC CGGCGGCGTCTAATCTCCCATGCGAATGCAAAGAGTAAGAGTGAGAAGTTTCCTCCACCACACCAGGATGGAGCACTTGGTGTTCCACTGGGGGCTTCACATCACATTGATCCTTCTCTCGTTCCTCCTGATGTGCCCTTTAGTTCCACGTCCTTCACATATTCAAAAGAACCTGTCCAAAATTGGTCAGGTCCGCTAGTAGACCCTGCTAATGGTGGCGCAGCGAGACGTAAGAAGAATGCTGCAAATGATGCACGGGAAGCGAGGAAAACAGGAAAGAAAgatagaaaatag